The Bdellovibrio sp. GT3 genome contains the following window.
ACCCGGCAGATCGCCACCCAGAATCAATGACAAGGCCGGCAAGACTACAACACCCGTAAGCACAATTAAAGACGTGCGCACAAAGACCCGCAGAATGTAGCGGGATTCCAAGCGTTCATGGGGCTGACCCAATCGGATATTACAAGCCCATTCCCCAATGCTGGAACCCATGAAGGCCCGCATGGAGATCAGATAAAGTCCGCTACTTAAGGCGAAGATTTCAGCGATAAGTAAAAATTGAGAATCAGAATGAAAGAGCAGCTTTAACACCGATCCCGCAGAGGTTTTCATCAACAATGAAAACACAATCAGGAAAGCGCAGCTGATAGCAATTAAAACCAGGAAATCCACAAATGAAGCCAGCAGTGACCACAAAGCCAGGCGATACCCTTTGCGCTTGCGTGAGGGCCCACCTTGAAATCCCGTGCCGACAAAACCCAAATCCTTGGAGGACTTAAAAACGTCTTTCGACGGACCCCTTAAAGGCACAGGGGCTTCTCGTTTCCGAGGAGCCCGCTGTGGATTTTCTTGTTTGTCGATTTCGTGATTAAAAGTCATGTGACTTCTAGCGAACGCCGCCGTTGATCACAGTTCCTTCGGTCGTTCCACCTTCAGAAGGAGGAGGCTCCGGAAGTACGATCGTTGGCGGAGTACAGACTCCGTTGACCAGAGTATTCGGAGAATCACACGTTGGATCCACCGGATTCGGCTCTGGAACTTCAATCACAGTGCCCGGAGTCGTCGCAGTTGCCGTCGGAGAAGGCGTCGGTACTGGAGTCTCTACCGGAGTTTCGTAGACTGGATCTTTGTGTTTTTTCTTCTTATCTTTTTTCAACAACAGAAGACCCGCAAGAAGAAGTGTTAAACCAACACCCAGACCGATATAAAGGCCTTTCTTCTTACACCAGCTCCACTCAGAGCATTCTTCTTCTTTCGCTACTTTTTCACCTGCACCAGCAGCTCCGACCGCAGCCGCACACACTTTAGGGTGATCACTGTCGCCTGAATCAGTTGGAGGAGCATTCGTGGATTCACAAACACACTCGCCACCAGCATTCATTTTAGTGCCAGCAACCTGCTTCGCACAGTTGTCTTCTTTGATAGGCGGAGGAGCGATTGTGATTGGAGGACCTTGATCAACCAATGCTGCCAAACCGAAGTAACGATCTCTTAGAGCGTCACAAGCTTGCGCCTGGTCTCCCTTAATGTCTGAACGAGTCACCCATGAAGCTTTGTCTTCAGGCGTTTTCACTGAACCACTTGTACAGAAGTCAGCTGCATTCGAGTAATGCTGTCTTAAGCCATCAGTGTAATTATCAAGAGCATCCAAGCACGATTGTGAAACCGTGGATTCGCCATTCAGCTTACAAAGAGAGCCGTCTTTGCCTTTAGCCGCGACGATAGATTGGATGATTTTTTCTTTACCAGCAGTCGACAACGGAGCTCTCTCGTTACATTGACGAGTAGCCGTTTTAACTGATTTCGTAATACAATGAGGAGTACCATTGTTGTCTTCGAAACCGAAGATCATCGGATTACATGGCAAGCCACCAGAGTTTGCACAGCTCTCAACTTTAGCTTTGATCGTGTCATTAAATGGAAGCTTACCTGCCTCCGCGATCAACGTATCACGTCCCAAGCTGGCACGAGCACATGAGTTTTGGTGATAAGATGCAATCCAGCCTGAAGCCACACATGGGCCCGTCGCTGCGTTTGCCTCCGGGATCATCAAGCCCCATACATACTGCGTTGGATCCTCAAAATTCAGGATCTCATTCATCGCGCCTTTTTTACCACCGGATGTGAAAACTTTGTCTGCAGCCTCGGAAGCCGCTCTCATACGAAGCATGTAGTCCACTTGCGCACGCAGAGTTGGAAGTTTCGCGATCTCGCGGCCCTTCAAGAATCTTTTTTGTGTTGTGAATTTTGAAGTCTTCACAGACTTTTCAACTGGAACCTGCAATGACTTTTTGATCATTGGATCTTTTGAAAGCTTAGCTACCAGATGATCCAAGTTCTTATATTTGCGAACGTCTTTTTCAGACAGGTACACAGAATTGATTTTAACAAAGCGATCTTCATCACCTGTGAAAGTCAAAGTCATGGTCTTGCCATCATTCATCAACAAGTTCAGACGAATCTGTTCCTGACCATCAGGACCTTTGAAGCTGGTCGCATCAACCTTTGGCATTGGTTCGTTACCATTAAGGCGAACCCATTGATCCAATTGGCTTTGCGATTGTTTCGGGAATACGTGACGAACACGTTGCCAGAATTGACCGACAGTTTGTTTTTGAGTGGAGATTTTCGTCTCTTTCAAAAACTGGTTAACCAATTGCTTTTGATTGGCCGCTGCTGCACCTTGTGCGACGGGAGCTATACAAAATGTAAATACAGACAAGCTCGCTGCAAATGTTTTGATGGCTGACATCGGCTTCAATTTCAATCTCATAACGACCTCATAGTTGTGGTTCTTTTCGGTACATCACGGTAAATACTTAACAAGAACCTAGGCTTACCGACCAAAGTCCTCGATTTTATGCTAAACACGCTTTGTATTATGTTATGGGATTTCCTCAAATTCTCGAAGGATTCCTTCAAGGACTAGACTATTTTTGACATAAAAAAAGCCCCCTTAAGAGGGAGCTTCTTCGGTTCTTTTACTGTTCCACTTCATCCGGTGGCTGTGGAGTCTCTGGTGGAGGGGTTGGGTTTTGTGGAGGGGCGCTCATTTTACAGATCTCCACCGTCGTCCCCTTACCCGTCATCATATACAACTGTTCAATTTCGAGATTCGTCACGGCGATGCAGCCCTGGGTCCAATTGTAGAACGGATGAACTGCGGTGACCAAAGCGTTTTTAGTCGGGTCATTAGGGAAACCGTGAATCATAATATCCCCGCCAGCCGACTTCCCTTTGGATTTCGCATAAGCGCGATCGGCCTTGTTGGGATAGTTAATATGCAAACCACGGTAGTAAAGGCTCTCAGGGTTTTTGGAATCAATAAGGTAAGTTCCCTCTGGAGTCTTGTTGTCGCCCTCAAACTGTTTGTGACCGAATGGTGCGCCACCAAAAGCCACATCGTAGGACTTCAAAACCACATCAAATCGTAAAGCATAAAGCTTCTTGCGATCCTTGGAGATAACGATGCGGTCGACCTTCGTGCCATCGATAAAAAAGTTCTTAAATTGTTCAGAATTCAAACGAGGCAACTGATCCAGACGAGTGATATCGTTGCAATAAGAAGCCGATTTAGAAAATGCCAAACTTCCCGAACCCACGATAATCAAAGATACCAAGATAGACAGTGTTTTCATGGGGGCCGTTATAGCTCAGCCAGGACCTAAAACAAAGAATTGCTTCGGATATTTCTCTTTTATAATTAAAAAGGGGCCCATGCGTTGGAGCCCCCAAATAGCCATGTCCTTTTTTCAAGGAATTATTGGGTAAATACACTAGAGGAACAGGATTGGATGCAGCTTTCCTGAGACAGAGAAACCCGCTTATCCATGCACGCAGTCGTGCCCTTATGACGAACCACCGACAATGTTCCCAGATTTGGTGTGTAGGACTTGGAGTTGATTTTAGCCAGGCACGCATAATAAGCGTATTTTTCAAGTCCCGCCTTCATCTTTTCGCTGGTTGGAAGATAGTCTTTGGCAACTGAGTGATTGATGCCGACACCTTCTTTACTTGGTGAACTTTGCGCCACTGAAAAATCGAAACTTTCAGAAGTGATTTTACTGCAATCACTTGTGGTTCTGGCATTGGCAATACCAAATGGATCAGCACCCACTTTATCCACCAGCAACACGTGTCCTGGAACAGCCACGATATCCCCAGCCTTCAAACTCATATCCGGCGTGACGGAGATTTTATTCAGGCACGTCAGACCATTCTTAGTAGGCTCCACAAAAGCCGTGGAACCCCAGGCCCAGGAGTCAGACCCCTTCAGCGCCCGACCTTCCTTCACACGTAAACCCACCGTCGCCATGGAGGAATAAACATAAGCTGAACAGTCGATACCCAAAACGCTGGTACCACTGCCGCTGTTTTTAAAGAAATTGATCGGTGAGGTTGATGCCGTCGTCGCGTAGGGTTTGCCACCGTAATCATAGATTAGCGGATTCTGGCGCACATTAAAGCAGCTGGATGGATAATTGGATTCCTCTTTAATATACGGATGAGTGGCTTGAACTTTTGCAAGACTCGCGATCATACGTTTATTGCCGACGCCGTCAGAATGTTTTCCTGTAATGGAAATCCCTTGAATATCGCTGACACTGTCATCCAACGCGGGAATCTTAACACTGTTGCAGGACTGATAAGCGGTCGCCAAAGCCCAACGCTCACCGAATACAGCCAATGGCACACCTGCCGCCACCGCTTGTTTTTTATGGTATTCAAAGTCGGAATTAACCACCACTTCTGGTGTGGAAGGTTCTTCTGCTTCCGTTTCAGTGCCAGCTGTGGAGTTGGAACCTGAATCTTCAGGACATTCCAATTCCATGGACTTTACGGTAGTTGAAAGCTGAGTGAAATTGGCACGAATACGATCCTGCATGTATGAACGGAAGGTTGTGGAGCGATCACCCACATCAATGGCTGAAAGTAAAATTAGCAATTGGTCAGAGTTTTCCACACGCTCACCTTGCGGCGCTTCCGCCAAAAGTGAATCCACCAGGCCATCCAGATCTTTTTGGACTCGCTCGGCCTGTGCCGAAGTCATGCTAGGGTTTTCCTGAGCCAGCTTTTGCACGTGGATTTTCATCGCAGATTTCAACTCTTCCGCCGTGGGAATCGTTTTTTGCTCAATTAAATAACTTTTTAAACCGTCGTAGAGTTTTTCTTCCAGCTTTTGATTTTTACAAGCAATGTCTGAAACGGTCTGAGATGCCATATCATCAATAGCAACAGGAAGTTGTTGCCCACAAGCAGCTAAAAAAACGGATGCGCTTAAGGATAATACTAAGTTTCTCATGGGAAACTTATCGGTTTAACGACGCAGCTGCCTAACCGTTTTCGGCAAAAAATTTTCCCTCGACTAGACTAAAAAATAGTCACTATACTCATGGTTAACGATTGAGGAATCAGCATGGCAGAGAAGTTCATCAAAATTCAGGTACTGTACGACATTCTTCAACTTGAAGGTTACATTCTGATTGGATGTTTACTCGCAATCTCCTGGCTGTTTTACAAATTCTTTTTAAAAGAAGTAAGTGAAGAGCGACACAAAAGTATCCGCAATCATTTCCGTATTTTGATTCGTCACTTCGTTATTCTAAGCTTCTTGTTTGTTTTATTTATCTTCATGCAAAGTTCCGAAGCGCAATTGGCCAGCTTCAATCGCTTCACTCCGTACTTTGCCTTATTGACCTTTATCTGGGCCAATATCGTTTTCGTAAAAACAACTCGCTTGATGGTATTGCAGTACCTTTTTCTGGGATCCATGAAGCATGGTGTTCCATTGCTACTTGTAAATATTTTTTCACTGTTAATGTCCATCGTCCTGTTGTTTTGGGGCATCAACAGAATTTTCGGTTTGGAGCTGGGACCTCTGCTTGCAACTTCGGCGGCGGCATCCGTGATTCTGGGGCTTGCACTTCAGGACACCTTGGGAAATCTTTTTGCCGGGATTTCTTTGCAGCTGGATCGCAACTTTGAAATCGGAGACTGGTTGGAAATCACCAGCGGTATTCAAAAAGCCACGGGGCAGGTAAAAGAAATTTCCTGGAGATCCACGACGCTGGTGGGTTTTTCTGACGAGATCATCACCTTTTCAAATCGCTTCATGGCCAATGCCCAGATCTCAAACTTCTCCCCGCCCGACAACCCCATTCTACGCCGTCAGATCTTCCGCCTGGCCTATGGCGAAAATGTGGAACTGGCAAAACAGATCCTGGAAAAGATCGTGGCAGGAATTGGGGAGGTTCGCGGGATCCCAGCCCCTTGGGCCTATGTCTCTGATGCCAATGAGAACTGGGTGGAACTGAAAATTATTTACTTTATTGACCACTACAGCTCCCAGTACAGCATCGGCGATAAGGTTTATACGCGGGGTATAGCGGACCTGACGTCAGCGGGCATTAAATTAGCTCGACAAGTCGTTGAGATTTCGTCTAAAAATAACTCCGATGTCACCAGCAAACTTTGAGCACCCGCTCGCCATTAAAATCCGCAAACAAATCGTTCAGGCTTTGAATGATTTCAACATGATCGAGAACGGCGACAAGCTGATGGTTTGCGTTTCCGGCGGCAAGGACTCCAGCGTTTTACTTGCGCTTTTGACCCAAATTCAAAAACGTTCCGAACGTCAATTTCATGTGGAAGCCGCCATTCTGGATCAAAAACAACCAGGCTTTGATGCGACGAAATTCAAAGTCTGGATTGAATCCCTAGGGGTCAAACTTCACGTCATCGAAAAAGACACCTATTCAATCGTGAAAGAGAAGTCCAAAGGGGCGACGTACTGCTCTTTGTGTTCCCGACTTCGTCGTGGAATTTTATATGACTATGCCCATGATTTAGGTTTTACGAAAATGGCTTTGGGCCATCACCGTGATGACGTTGTTCATACAGCTCTTTTAAATATGTTTTATACGGGCCAAACGGCTGCGATGCCGGCTAAGCTGCGCTCGGATGATGGGCGCAATATTTTACTCCGCCCCCTGGCTTATGTTTCTGAACGCGATATCGAAGAATTAGCTGCTGCGTGGGCCTTCCCGGTGATTCCGTGCAATCTGTGCGGCTCCCAAGATGGTCTAAAACGCGTGCGCATCAAGAAACTGGTGCGCGACCTGGAAAAAGAAATTCCCAACATCTACTCGTCCATTCAAACAGCCATGGGCAATGTGAAGCCAAGCCAGATGATGGACCACGATTTATGGGATTTTAAAGGTCTTAAGCCATTGCTTTCTGAACAGCTGGACGCTCCGAAATCTTCTGAGCCCACTGTTTAACCCTGGGGGCCTCTGAAAACATCTCTGGGGCCATCTGCAGCTTCGCTGCGATCCATGGGTAGGTCGTCATGTCGGCGATCGTATAGTGACTACCCGCCAGATATTCTGATTTTTCCAAAGCCAATTCCAAAACACCAATAATGCGGCGACTTTCTTTTTCAAAGCGCTCAATGAAACCAGGATTGTGCGGGGTCATTGAGTTTTTTCCGTAGTACAGATTCCCGAAGTTGGGACCGACTCCTGACATTTGAAACATCATCCACTGCATCGCAGATGTGCGTTCTTTCAAATCAGAACCAAAGAATTTCCCGTTATACTTCTCTGCAAGGTAATAAAGAATTGCGGCACTTTCAAATACCGGCAAATCGCCATCAGCGGCGTGATCGACAATGACTGGAATACGACCATTGGGGTTCATAGCTAAAAACTCGGGCTTCTTTTGATCACCCGATTTTAAGTCCACCATGTGCTTGGTATAAGGAACACCCAGCTCCTCAAGCATAATAGCGACTTTACGACCATTAGGGGTAGCAGCAGTATAAAAATCGATCATCACAACCTCCGCCATAAATTGAATATCCAACGACCCGCAAAAGCAACAATACGTTCACAAGGATGCCCTAAATTAGCCACTGTTCACTCCCTTTACAGGCCAAAAGCAACCTACCTATTTATGAGCCAGGTTTGGCTTTTGCTAGGTATGTGGATGAAAAAGGGAGATATTATGAAATTGAAAGGCTTTGCTACATTAATTCTATTGGTTCTGGCTACATCCTCATCATTTGCTGCATCTAATGTATGGTTTAGCGATGGGCAATGCCACGAAGTCTCAAGCGACGGCGACGACTTGGGTGTCGTGAACAGCCAATTATGTGGTGGAGGTGGAAATACCTATCAATGGCTTGCCGATGGCAATTGCCATATTTGGACAGGTGGCGATACGGATGGTGGTACTGTATCTGATCAAATGTGCGGTGGTATTATCTATCAAAGATTCGGCGACGATACCTGCCACAAGATGTCTCGCGGTGGCGCTGACCGTGGCGTAGTCGCTGAAAGCTATTGCGGCGGATAACCCCAAAGGCTTCTATTTGTTGAACCTGCGATGAAAGGCACTGATTGAACTCAGTGCCTTTTTATTTTAGGCTTTAAGCAAACGGGGGTCTCTATGAATATTGCTCTTTGGGTACTACAAATCCTTCTTGCTCTGCACACTGGTATTGGCGCCCTCTGGAAATTCTCTCATACAGCAGAGCAGACCATGCCTTCGTTGGCGCTGATTCCCGACGGAGTCTGGATGGGGCTTGCCATCGTTGAGCTTCTTTGTGCAACTGCCCTCGTGATTCCCGGCATTCTAAAACGCCATACACTGCTAACTCCGATTGCCGCGGGCCTTATCGGATTTGAGATGCTGATCTTCTGTACTTTGCACTTTTTCTCGGGGGATCGCTCACCTCAACCGGTAATCTATTGGCTGATCACAGCGGGCTTCTGTGCATTTATCGTTTACGGCAGAACCATTCGCCGTCCTCTGTAAAAAAGTACTAAGGGCAACACACACACCTTTTCATTACCCCTGCTACATCTCCACATCCGATTCGGATGCGGCAGCGTGATATACACGAAGTCTGTGCGGTGTTCGTCGCTGGGTGGTTTAGAAACATTCCTTTGATGACATTGCGATGGAAGTTCTGATTAAATTTGGTATGGAAGAAAAATTTATTCCAAATGACGAAGGCCAAATTCACACGCTATGGCAACCTCTCAAAAATACCGCCTTTATCTTAATGATACCAGGTATGTTTGGCGTAGCTGAGGACTGTAAAGAAGAGTTTGCGAGTCTTACCCAATATTCTTTGGCTGCAATGAGCGTCAGAGGTAGAGGAAAGAGTACTCGAGCATTCGTTAGTTACACATTCCATTCTCAGGTTAGCGATGTGCTTGCAGTCATTGACTCATGTCCTGACGAAAATATTATTCTCTTTGCACATTCATTCGGCTGTCTTTTTGCAGTCGCTGCTTGCGAGAAAAGGATAGATCGCATCGCAGGCCTTATTTTAGTAGATAAGGGCTTAATTCAGAACAATATATCTGATCAGTGGCTTCAAAGAGTCGTCGAAAGTCCTCCGCAAAATTCTTCTATTGAAATTGCTCGAAAAATTCATGACGAATTTTCGCCTGTCGATCTAAGCGGAGTTTTTAAATCTCTAAATAAGCCTACATTGTATTTTAAGGGCGAGAAGGAAGGTCATGCTTTGCAAGAACAAGAGGCTAAAGAACTCGAGAAGTTGCCTAATGTTCAAATGGTCAGATTAAATGAATCGGGGCATTGGCCAAGTGAATCAGATTACGACACATTTATCTATAAGATTCAAAAGTTTGTCGCCTCTTTGGGTGTTCAATAATCGTTATGGAATCGAATAAACAAATTACCAAAAATCACTGGCAAAAAAGCTGTACTCAATCAGACTGACATCATGCAGAACCGCTGCGGTTCCGCGTTGCAGGATCTGTTGCGTTAAAAACTTGAATTCGCCCTGTTACCTGAGGGGAGATTGGAAGATTCCTTCCTGAGGAAGAAATTGGTGCGAATAACTGGACTTGAACCAGTGACCTCTTCCATGTCAAGGAAGCGCGCTACCAACTACGCTATATCCGCACATAATTGGAGAGATAAATCTATCTGTTGCCCCGCGGTTCCGCAAGAAATGGCTCAGCGCAACACTGGGTTCGACTCTATATTGTCGTCCACTTTACACAGCGAACTCGGTGATTCTTCCCTAAACTGGGTCCATAGGATCCACCTTTTGAAAAGCGATAGACCACTGGCAATCCATCCCCGACCGCAAAGAGCCTGGATTTCGTCCACACAAAGCGT
Protein-coding sequences here:
- a CDS encoding RDD family protein encodes the protein MTFNHEIDKQENPQRAPRKREAPVPLRGPSKDVFKSSKDLGFVGTGFQGGPSRKRKGYRLALWSLLASFVDFLVLIAISCAFLIVFSLLMKTSAGSVLKLLFHSDSQFLLIAEIFALSSGLYLISMRAFMGSSIGEWACNIRLGQPHERLESRYILRVFVRTSLIVLTGVVVLPALSLILGGDLPGKLCGLRLFSLK
- a CDS encoding L,D-transpeptidase family protein is translated as MKTLSILVSLIIVGSGSLAFSKSASYCNDITRLDQLPRLNSEQFKNFFIDGTKVDRIVISKDRKKLYALRFDVVLKSYDVAFGGAPFGHKQFEGDNKTPEGTYLIDSKNPESLYYRGLHINYPNKADRAYAKSKGKSAGGDIMIHGFPNDPTKNALVTAVHPFYNWTQGCIAVTNLEIEQLYMMTGKGTTVEICKMSAPPQNPTPPPETPQPPDEVEQ
- a CDS encoding mechanosensitive ion channel family protein; the protein is MAEKFIKIQVLYDILQLEGYILIGCLLAISWLFYKFFLKEVSEERHKSIRNHFRILIRHFVILSFLFVLFIFMQSSEAQLASFNRFTPYFALLTFIWANIVFVKTTRLMVLQYLFLGSMKHGVPLLLVNIFSLLMSIVLLFWGINRIFGLELGPLLATSAAASVILGLALQDTLGNLFAGISLQLDRNFEIGDWLEITSGIQKATGQVKEISWRSTTLVGFSDEIITFSNRFMANAQISNFSPPDNPILRRQIFRLAYGENVELAKQILEKIVAGIGEVRGIPAPWAYVSDANENWVELKIIYFIDHYSSQYSIGDKVYTRGIADLTSAGIKLARQVVEISSKNNSDVTSKL
- the ttcA gene encoding tRNA 2-thiocytidine(32) synthetase TtcA, whose translation is MSPANFEHPLAIKIRKQIVQALNDFNMIENGDKLMVCVSGGKDSSVLLALLTQIQKRSERQFHVEAAILDQKQPGFDATKFKVWIESLGVKLHVIEKDTYSIVKEKSKGATYCSLCSRLRRGILYDYAHDLGFTKMALGHHRDDVVHTALLNMFYTGQTAAMPAKLRSDDGRNILLRPLAYVSERDIEELAAAWAFPVIPCNLCGSQDGLKRVRIKKLVRDLEKEIPNIYSSIQTAMGNVKPSQMMDHDLWDFKGLKPLLSEQLDAPKSSEPTV
- a CDS encoding glutathione S-transferase family protein, whose protein sequence is MAEVVMIDFYTAATPNGRKVAIMLEELGVPYTKHMVDLKSGDQKKPEFLAMNPNGRIPVIVDHAADGDLPVFESAAILYYLAEKYNGKFFGSDLKERTSAMQWMMFQMSGVGPNFGNLYYGKNSMTPHNPGFIERFEKESRRIIGVLELALEKSEYLAGSHYTIADMTTYPWIAAKLQMAPEMFSEAPRVKQWAQKISERPAVQKAMA
- a CDS encoding DoxX family protein: MNIALWVLQILLALHTGIGALWKFSHTAEQTMPSLALIPDGVWMGLAIVELLCATALVIPGILKRHTLLTPIAAGLIGFEMLIFCTLHFFSGDRSPQPVIYWLITAGFCAFIVYGRTIRRPL
- a CDS encoding alpha/beta fold hydrolase encodes the protein MEVLIKFGMEEKFIPNDEGQIHTLWQPLKNTAFILMIPGMFGVAEDCKEEFASLTQYSLAAMSVRGRGKSTRAFVSYTFHSQVSDVLAVIDSCPDENIILFAHSFGCLFAVAACEKRIDRIAGLILVDKGLIQNNISDQWLQRVVESPPQNSSIEIARKIHDEFSPVDLSGVFKSLNKPTLYFKGEKEGHALQEQEAKELEKLPNVQMVRLNESGHWPSESDYDTFIYKIQKFVASLGVQ